A window of the Burkholderia sp. 9120 genome harbors these coding sequences:
- a CDS encoding dihydrodipicolinate synthase family protein codes for MSRSTSPNHASASASPFATPRVFAPVITPFTADSTVDAPRFVAFCRWLVGQGAGLALFGTNSEANSLSLAERHALLDDVIDAGIDPAQMLPGTGACALPDAIALTRHANEAGCAGALMLPPFFYQGVSDDGLFAYYADVIEAVGSDRLRVLLYHIPQFTGVPITHTLIERLIAAYPRTVVGIKDSSGDWANTAAMLEKFPGFAVFPASEALLGKALPLGAAGCISATANIQPHAIASLLNAATQEERTQWEGKVATVRLAVQAQPMIPALKSIVAHFANDAAWNRVRPPLTPMNPAQSGALLQQLQALAFSMPSMAALAAVAA; via the coding sequence ATGTCCCGCAGCACGTCCCCGAACCACGCATCTGCATCCGCATCCCCGTTCGCGACACCGCGCGTATTCGCACCGGTCATCACGCCGTTCACCGCGGACTCCACCGTCGACGCGCCGCGCTTCGTCGCGTTCTGTCGCTGGCTGGTCGGGCAGGGCGCGGGGCTCGCGCTATTCGGCACCAACAGCGAAGCCAATTCGCTGAGTCTTGCCGAACGGCACGCGTTGCTGGACGACGTGATCGACGCCGGCATCGACCCCGCGCAGATGTTGCCGGGCACCGGCGCCTGCGCGCTGCCCGATGCGATCGCGTTGACGCGTCACGCGAACGAAGCCGGTTGCGCGGGCGCGTTGATGCTGCCGCCGTTCTTCTACCAGGGCGTCAGCGACGACGGCCTGTTCGCGTACTACGCCGATGTGATCGAAGCGGTCGGCTCGGACCGCTTGCGCGTGCTGCTGTATCACATCCCGCAGTTCACGGGCGTGCCGATCACGCACACGCTGATCGAACGGCTGATCGCCGCGTATCCGCGCACGGTGGTGGGTATCAAGGACAGTTCGGGCGATTGGGCCAACACGGCGGCCATGCTGGAGAAGTTTCCCGGCTTCGCGGTGTTTCCCGCGTCCGAGGCGTTGCTCGGTAAAGCGCTGCCGCTTGGCGCGGCCGGCTGCATTTCGGCAACCGCGAATATTCAGCCGCATGCGATTGCGAGTCTGCTGAACGCGGCGACGCAGGAAGAGAGAACGCAGTGGGAAGGCAAGGTGGCGACGGTGCGGCTGGCCGTGCAGGCGCAACCGATGATTCCGGCGCTGAAGAGCATCGTCGCGCACTTCGCGAACGACGCCGCATGGAATCGCGTGCGCCCGCCGCTCACGCCGATGAACCCGGCGCAGTCCGGCGCGCTATTGCAGCAGTTGCAGGCGTTGGCGTTTTCGATGCCGTCGATGGCAGCGCTCGCGGCGGTGGCCGCGTGA
- a CDS encoding GntR family transcriptional regulator: MTTLSSRIYRLLCDEIIDGTLEPGQKLEEAALAERFNASRTPIREALRELAARGMVELTPRKGVVVAQFSIDELADMLEAMCELEALCCRLSAQRMSLVEKKQLEELQTEMNAAIARGDEAEYFELNRDFHELICKGAQSKSLASIMAVQRQRLAGFRAAQPASPSRFESATDEHREIVSAILNSEPERAYNAMRDHTARLSIVVLGRLKRQRAERENA; the protein is encoded by the coding sequence ATGACCACGCTCTCCTCCAGGATTTACCGTTTGCTGTGCGACGAGATCATCGACGGCACACTCGAACCCGGCCAGAAGCTCGAAGAAGCGGCGCTCGCCGAACGCTTCAACGCGTCGCGCACACCGATCCGCGAAGCGCTGCGCGAGCTCGCCGCGCGCGGCATGGTCGAGCTGACGCCGCGCAAAGGCGTGGTGGTCGCGCAGTTCAGCATCGACGAACTGGCCGACATGCTCGAGGCGATGTGCGAACTCGAAGCGCTGTGCTGCCGTCTGAGCGCGCAGCGCATGAGCCTCGTCGAGAAGAAGCAGCTCGAAGAACTGCAAACCGAAATGAACGCCGCGATCGCGCGCGGCGATGAAGCGGAGTACTTCGAACTCAATCGCGACTTCCACGAACTGATCTGCAAGGGCGCGCAAAGCAAGTCGCTGGCGTCGATCATGGCGGTGCAGCGGCAACGGCTGGCGGGCTTTCGCGCCGCGCAACCGGCTTCGCCGTCGCGCTTCGAGTCGGCCACCGACGAGCATCGCGAGATCGTCTCCGCAATCCTCAACTCCGAACCGGAACGCGCGTACAACGCCATGCGCGATCACACCGCGCGGCTGTCGATCGTCGTGCTGGGCCGCCTCAAACGGCAACGCGCGGAACGCGAGAACGCCTGA
- a CDS encoding VOC family protein — protein sequence MDKLRHIALSVEDPEAAAQFFEQAFGMRRAGNAMRGIYMTDGTMNVALLNFKDETVPGYAGLKDVRGVIHFGMWVDNVDDTAARVVAAGGTYLTGRHEKDPNVFYEVKYRMPDGTVFDITENGWKGAVKEVAPTVASAVVPTVAPSTDSQ from the coding sequence ATGGACAAGCTCCGTCATATCGCGCTCTCGGTGGAAGATCCCGAAGCCGCCGCGCAATTTTTCGAGCAGGCGTTCGGCATGCGCCGCGCGGGCAACGCGATGCGCGGCATCTATATGACCGACGGCACGATGAACGTGGCGCTGCTCAACTTCAAGGACGAAACCGTGCCCGGCTACGCGGGCCTGAAGGACGTGCGCGGCGTGATCCACTTCGGCATGTGGGTGGATAACGTCGACGACACCGCCGCGCGTGTGGTCGCGGCCGGCGGCACGTATCTGACGGGCCGCCATGAAAAAGATCCGAACGTGTTCTACGAAGTGAAGTACCGGATGCCCGACGGCACCGTGTTCGACATCACCGAGAACGGCTGGAAAGGCGCGGTGAAGGAAGTGGCGCCGACGGTTGCGTCAGCTGTTGTGCCGACCGTTGCGCCGTCCACCGATTCGCAATGA
- a CDS encoding response regulator transcription factor translates to MWNILIIEDDPCVAQKIARTLNAGGISVDVTDSGRKGIRRLMSTDYDAVILSRTPPDLDGQSVLATLRGIGAQSPILMVSPVADVHERIEGLRAGADDYMSMPFSFDEMLARIEVLLRTRPSLKKEAQPMLRVDSLRLDLVKRTLMFRQDKLCLQPTEFRLLEFMMRHAGQVLTRSMIFEAVWDRHFDPDTNLIDVHVARLRKKVGELGAQQMIRTVRGSGYRFG, encoded by the coding sequence ATGTGGAACATCTTGATCATTGAAGACGACCCGTGTGTCGCGCAGAAAATCGCCCGCACGCTCAACGCGGGCGGCATCTCCGTCGACGTGACAGACAGCGGCCGCAAAGGCATCAGGCGCTTGATGAGCACGGATTACGACGCCGTGATCCTTAGCCGGACACCGCCGGATCTCGACGGGCAGAGCGTTCTGGCGACGCTGCGCGGCATTGGCGCGCAATCGCCGATTCTGATGGTGAGTCCCGTGGCCGATGTGCATGAACGCATCGAAGGCCTGCGTGCCGGCGCGGATGACTATATGTCCATGCCGTTCTCGTTCGACGAAATGCTCGCCCGCATCGAAGTGCTGCTACGAACACGGCCGTCGCTCAAGAAAGAAGCGCAACCGATGTTGCGCGTCGACTCATTGCGGCTCGACCTCGTGAAGCGAACGCTCATGTTCCGGCAGGACAAACTCTGTCTGCAACCGACCGAGTTCCGCCTACTCGAATTCATGATGCGGCACGCGGGCCAGGTACTGACACGCAGCATGATCTTCGAAGCCGTATGGGACCGCCATTTCGATCCCGACACGAACCTGATCGACGTCCATGTCGCCCGCCTGCGCAAAAAGGTCGGCGAGCTCGGCGCGCAACAGATGATCCGGACAGTGCGCGGCTCCGGTTATCGATTCGGCTAG
- a CDS encoding amino acid permease, which produces MTQEQRGFDTIVEREKGLHRGLSTGQLSMIAIGGAIGTGLFLGSGFAIGFAGPSVLVSYAIGALIALLLMGCLAEMTVAHPTSGSFGAYAEHYIAPWAGFLVRYAYWSSIVFAVGTEVTAIAVYMKYWFPAVPGWYWIVGFSAALIGINSVSVKVFGAVEYVFSMLKIVAIVGFILLGAYVVFGAPAQSSIGFSNYTSHGGFFPKGVWGMWVAVIVSIFSYLSIEMIAVAAGEARNPQKAITQAFRATMFRLVFFYLLTLALMLAIVPWNAAGTDESPFVRVMAATHVPGAAGVINFVILIAALSAMNSQLYITTRMMFSLSRAGYAPGRLGVLSSKGVPVAALWLSTVGIALAAVLNVVYPDASFVLMMSVSMFGAMFTWFMIFVTHLFFRREHARAALAFRMWGFPFTSLLGAGLMLGALVTTWFTKEFRLTLVIGVPFVVGLLVVYFVWYRKRGGRAAGVEVA; this is translated from the coding sequence ATGACGCAAGAGCAGCGAGGCTTCGACACGATTGTCGAACGCGAAAAGGGATTGCACCGCGGACTGTCGACCGGGCAATTGTCGATGATTGCGATTGGTGGTGCGATCGGTACGGGTCTGTTTCTCGGCAGCGGATTTGCGATCGGGTTTGCCGGACCGAGCGTGCTGGTGAGTTATGCGATCGGTGCGCTGATCGCGCTGCTATTGATGGGGTGTCTGGCGGAGATGACCGTCGCGCATCCTACTTCGGGGTCGTTCGGGGCTTATGCGGAGCACTATATCGCGCCGTGGGCCGGGTTTCTGGTGCGATATGCGTACTGGTCGTCGATTGTTTTTGCGGTCGGCACCGAGGTGACGGCGATTGCCGTGTATATGAAGTACTGGTTTCCTGCTGTGCCTGGGTGGTATTGGATTGTCGGTTTTTCCGCTGCGCTGATTGGGATCAACTCGGTGAGCGTGAAGGTCTTCGGCGCGGTCGAGTATGTTTTCTCGATGCTGAAGATCGTGGCGATTGTCGGCTTTATTCTGCTTGGCGCTTATGTGGTGTTTGGGGCGCCGGCTCAGTCTTCTATCGGGTTTTCGAATTACACGTCGCATGGCGGGTTCTTTCCGAAGGGCGTGTGGGGGATGTGGGTTGCGGTGATCGTTTCGATCTTTAGTTATCTGAGCATCGAGATGATTGCTGTTGCGGCGGGGGAGGCTCGAAATCCGCAGAAGGCTATTACGCAGGCGTTTCGCGCGACGATGTTCCGGTTGGTGTTTTTCTATCTGCTGACGCTGGCTTTGATGCTGGCTATCGTGCCCTGGAATGCGGCTGGGACCGATGAGAGTCCCTTCGTGCGGGTGATGGCGGCTACGCATGTGCCGGGAGCCGCTGGAGTTATTAATTTTGTGATTCTTATTGCCGCTTTGTCGGCGATGAATAGTCAGCTCTATATCACTACGCGGATGATGTTCAGTCTTTCGCGGGCAGGGTATGCGCCTGGGCGGTTGGGGGTGCTGAGTTCTAAGGGTGTGCCTGTGGCGGCGTTGTGGCTTTCTACTGTTGGGATCGCTTTGGCTGCTGTGCTGAATGTCGTTTATCCCGATGCTTCGTTTGTTTTGATGATGTCCGTCTCCATGTTCGGGGCGATGTTTACCTGGTTCATGATTTTTGTTACTCATCTGTTCTTTCGGCGCGAACATGCGCGGGCGGCGCTGGCGTTCAGGATGTGGGGGTTTCCTTTTACTTCGCTTCTCGGGGCTGGGCTTATGCTTGGGGCGCTTGTTACTACGTGGTTTACGAAGGAGTTTCGGTTGACGCTTGTGATTGGGGTGCCGTTTGTTGTTGGGTTGCTTGTTGTTTATTTTGTTTGGTATCGGAAGAGGGGTGGGCGGGCTGCCGGGGTTGAGGTGGCTTGA
- a CDS encoding porin → MNVRSLGALALSCVTAWGLASRVVHAQTSVTLYGLVGLDIADTKRSNGPPAAIAEQSPGLTAPYWGIRVNEELGAGYRAIAVLESFFQPTNGGVGRTSADPFWGRNSYVGIAGPFGRVTLGRHTNLLYLAEQAVNPFQASILFSPLVMQTFTAPYGGSIAGDTVWNNGIQYTSPNLNGLTTTAVYAPGGFAGANGVYNAALSTTYAGGSLTAVATVQRTRVVAGVASPTQNAYLVGGAYDFSLFKLYGALQGLRTDSTGVGAHTFEAGLFVPLTAQLSALAEWAYTRRSAPKNAVSGRNTGSAGLDYFLSKRTDLYLLTVYDRLSGYGTAMTYATGIRHLF, encoded by the coding sequence ATGAACGTTCGATCGTTGGGCGCGCTCGCGCTCAGTTGCGTCACTGCATGGGGACTCGCGTCCCGCGTGGTTCATGCACAGACGTCTGTCACGCTGTACGGACTCGTCGGCCTCGATATCGCCGACACCAAACGCAGCAACGGCCCGCCCGCCGCGATCGCCGAACAAAGCCCCGGGCTCACGGCGCCGTACTGGGGCATCCGCGTCAACGAGGAACTCGGCGCCGGCTATCGCGCGATCGCCGTGCTCGAAAGCTTCTTCCAGCCGACCAACGGCGGCGTCGGCCGCACGTCCGCCGATCCGTTCTGGGGCCGCAACTCGTACGTCGGCATTGCCGGGCCGTTCGGCCGCGTCACGCTCGGGCGGCACACCAACCTGCTCTACCTCGCCGAACAGGCGGTCAATCCGTTTCAGGCGTCGATCCTGTTTTCGCCGCTGGTGATGCAGACCTTCACCGCGCCGTACGGCGGTAGCATCGCGGGCGATACCGTGTGGAACAACGGCATTCAGTACACCAGTCCGAATCTGAACGGCCTGACCACCACGGCCGTGTATGCGCCCGGCGGCTTCGCGGGCGCGAACGGCGTCTACAACGCCGCGTTATCCACCACCTATGCCGGCGGTTCGCTCACCGCTGTCGCGACCGTGCAACGCACGCGCGTGGTGGCCGGTGTCGCATCGCCGACACAGAACGCGTACCTCGTCGGCGGTGCGTACGATTTTTCGCTGTTCAAACTGTACGGCGCATTGCAAGGACTGCGCACCGATTCGACCGGCGTCGGCGCGCACACCTTCGAAGCGGGCCTGTTCGTGCCGCTCACCGCGCAACTCAGCGCGCTCGCCGAATGGGCCTACACGCGCCGCAGCGCGCCGAAAAACGCCGTCAGCGGGCGCAACACGGGCTCCGCCGGGCTCGACTACTTCCTCTCCAAACGCACCGATCTGTACCTGCTGACCGTCTACGACCGGCTTTCCGGTTACGGCACAGCCATGACTTATGCGACCGGAATCCGGCATCTGTTTTGA
- a CDS encoding fumarylacetoacetate hydrolase family protein, with protein sequence MTWFGIATYESNGRRATGLAVGDALYDAQAALKQSAPNASGVGIDDVGSLIAGWESDGAAIVERFGNAARAIEAGTLDLAPLSGHTLCVPYQPRRIFAAASNYYEHALEMGTELAPREESTPYMFMKAETSVVPTLANVVIPPHAERVDWEVELAVVIGKTGRHIAQQDAYDYIAGYTILNDVSARDLNRRTDYPFKHDWFRGKSFDTFGPLGPWFVPRACIAEPQNLRMRLAVNGEMMQDGNTSGMIFNIAEQIEYLSTILTLQPGDLIATGTPTGVGMGRGIYLKAGDVMVASIDGIGSIENPLVAG encoded by the coding sequence GTGACCTGGTTTGGTATCGCAACTTATGAATCGAATGGCCGCCGCGCCACTGGTCTGGCAGTCGGCGACGCGCTGTACGATGCGCAGGCGGCGTTGAAGCAAAGCGCGCCGAATGCATCCGGCGTGGGCATCGACGATGTCGGCAGCCTGATCGCCGGATGGGAAAGCGACGGCGCGGCGATCGTCGAACGGTTCGGCAACGCGGCCCGCGCGATCGAAGCCGGCACGCTCGATCTCGCCCCGCTCAGCGGCCACACGCTGTGCGTGCCGTACCAGCCGCGGCGGATTTTCGCGGCAGCATCGAACTATTACGAGCACGCGCTGGAAATGGGCACGGAGCTGGCGCCGCGCGAGGAAAGCACGCCGTACATGTTCATGAAGGCCGAAACGAGCGTGGTGCCGACGCTCGCCAACGTGGTGATTCCGCCGCACGCGGAGCGGGTCGACTGGGAGGTCGAGCTGGCGGTGGTGATCGGCAAAACCGGCCGCCATATCGCGCAGCAGGACGCGTACGACTACATCGCCGGCTACACGATTCTGAACGACGTCAGCGCGCGCGACCTGAATCGGCGCACCGACTATCCGTTCAAACACGACTGGTTTCGCGGCAAGAGTTTCGATACCTTTGGTCCACTCGGGCCGTGGTTCGTGCCGCGCGCGTGTATCGCCGAGCCGCAGAATCTGCGCATGCGCCTCGCGGTGAACGGCGAGATGATGCAGGACGGCAATACGTCCGGGATGATTTTCAACATCGCCGAGCAGATCGAATATTTATCGACGATCCTCACGCTGCAACCCGGCGATCTGATCGCCACGGGCACGCCGACCGGCGTCGGCATGGGCCGCGGCATTTATCTGAAGGCGGGCGACGTGATGGTCGCCTCGATCGATGGTATCGGCTCGATTGAAAATCCACTGGTAGCGGGCTGA
- a CDS encoding alpha/beta hydrolase, translating into MQTSQEPLGSLSATLRQRFAQIGPVWASDINAHRDLVIDAYSPLVAAARDAGASFEAARDVPYGSHERQRLDVFASEETRRKGNADVVLFVHGGAFLRGSKSFNGLIYDNVSRWFARQGCVALNVEYRLAPEASYPAGADDVAAALAWAHAHVVEFGGDPRRIYLVGHSAGGAHVASYLCDPLFAGVRHVENAQAVAGAVLISARLAADVFADNPNAAGVRAYFGVDESRYAARSPLTYAEHFDTPLMVVVAEYENPYLDAYGAAFFERVLWARQRAGDARAKRAPRFMQMLRHNHTSVVAHFDSGETLLGDAMLDFFRG; encoded by the coding sequence ATGCAGACCTCGCAGGAACCGTTAGGCAGTCTGTCCGCCACGCTCAGGCAGCGCTTCGCGCAGATCGGGCCGGTATGGGCGAGCGATATCAACGCGCACCGCGATCTGGTGATCGACGCGTATTCGCCGTTGGTGGCCGCGGCGCGCGATGCGGGCGCATCGTTCGAGGCGGCGCGCGACGTTCCGTACGGCAGTCATGAACGGCAGCGGCTCGATGTGTTCGCATCAGAAGAGACGCGACGCAAGGGCAATGCCGATGTGGTGCTGTTCGTCCACGGCGGCGCTTTTCTGCGCGGCAGCAAGAGTTTCAACGGACTGATCTACGACAACGTCTCGCGCTGGTTCGCGCGGCAGGGCTGTGTTGCGCTCAATGTCGAGTACCGCCTCGCGCCCGAAGCGTCGTATCCCGCAGGCGCTGACGATGTCGCCGCCGCGTTGGCGTGGGCGCATGCGCATGTCGTCGAGTTCGGCGGCGATCCGCGCCGGATCTATTTAGTCGGCCATTCGGCGGGCGGCGCACACGTCGCCAGCTATCTGTGCGATCCGCTGTTTGCCGGGGTGCGTCACGTCGAAAACGCGCAGGCTGTGGCGGGCGCGGTGCTGATCAGCGCGCGGCTCGCGGCCGATGTTTTCGCGGATAACCCGAATGCCGCCGGCGTGCGCGCCTATTTCGGTGTGGACGAATCACGCTACGCCGCGCGCTCGCCGCTGACCTACGCCGAACACTTCGATACACCGCTCATGGTGGTGGTCGCCGAATACGAGAACCCTTATCTGGATGCCTACGGCGCGGCTTTTTTCGAGCGCGTGCTGTGGGCGCGTCAACGCGCCGGCGACGCGCGAGCGAAACGCGCGCCGCGTTTCATGCAGATGCTGCGGCATAACCATACGTCGGTGGTCGCGCATTTCGATTCGGGCGAGACGTTGTTGGGGGACGCGATGCTTGATTTTTTTCGTGGGTAG
- a CDS encoding thiocillin family RiPP, which yields MADPLVRLGTAGTAGTAGTAGTAGTAGTAGTAGTADDGEGGVMLRRPVSGSAHREFDRCLGEVLRQTGEQRVALRDP from the coding sequence ATGGCGGATCCTCTGGTGCGGTTGGGAACAGCGGGAACAGCGGGAACAGCGGGAACAGCGGGAACAGCGGGAACAGCGGGAACAGCGGGAACAGCGGGAACAGCGGACGACGGAGAGGGCGGCGTGATGCTGCGCCGCCCTGTTTCAGGCAGTGCGCACCGCGAATTCGATCGGTGCCTGGGCGAAGTGCTGCGACAGACTGGCGAGCAACGCGTCGCGCTGCGCGATCCATGA
- a CDS encoding c-type cytochrome: protein MAGGTLGAGAFGATAAATAGDAANAAHSSSASEQTCRACHSIDTTKVGPPFRAISERYRGDPDAVAKLVKSMLEGSSGKWNTGASMPANAISHADAERFARWVLGVK from the coding sequence GTGGCTGGAGGGACTCTTGGTGCTGGTGCCTTTGGTGCTACGGCTGCGGCTACGGCCGGAGATGCTGCGAATGCCGCTCACTCGAGCTCGGCCAGCGAGCAGACTTGCCGCGCTTGTCATTCCATCGATACCACTAAAGTCGGGCCGCCCTTTCGGGCTATCTCCGAACGCTATCGCGGTGATCCTGATGCGGTTGCGAAGCTTGTGAAAAGTATGCTTGAGGGGAGCTCGGGGAAGTGGAATACCGGGGCGAGTATGCCGGCTAATGCGATTTCTCATGCTGATGCTGAGAGGTTTGCTCGGTGGGTTCTTGGGGTTAAGTAG
- a CDS encoding 2-hydroxyacid dehydrogenase gives MSAGLSMGMGLSGTHVLALIALPDATLDALQHDYMLHYHPDNLNTEALSSRIELANVRAVVTNGSTGLSDAQMAALPALEIVSAFGAGYENVDVAAATRRGIVVTHAPGANAATVADHAIGLLLALARGYAPLTDAVRAGHWRTSRAERPTLTGARLGLVGMGRIGRLIAARAQGFDVTLGYHGRQPHADAPGRYYGNLVELARDSEFLVIACNGGPATKHLIDRDVLRALGPHGYVVNVSRGSVLDTQALIDALADGVLAGAGLDVIDSEPEVPRALLDHPGVLITPHIAGRSPASWIAQRDALLASLSQHFAQAPIEFAVRTA, from the coding sequence ATGAGCGCGGGCCTGAGCATGGGCATGGGCTTGAGCGGTACGCATGTGCTGGCGTTGATCGCGCTGCCCGACGCGACGCTCGATGCGCTGCAGCACGATTACATGCTGCACTACCACCCGGATAATTTAAACACCGAGGCACTGTCGTCGCGCATTGAACTGGCGAACGTGCGCGCGGTAGTGACCAACGGTTCAACCGGTTTGTCGGACGCGCAGATGGCCGCGCTGCCCGCGCTCGAGATCGTCAGCGCGTTCGGTGCCGGTTACGAGAACGTCGATGTCGCCGCCGCCACGCGACGCGGCATCGTCGTCACGCATGCGCCGGGCGCGAATGCGGCGACCGTCGCCGATCATGCAATCGGTCTGCTGCTCGCGCTCGCGCGCGGCTACGCGCCGCTTACCGACGCGGTGCGCGCCGGCCATTGGCGCACCTCGCGCGCCGAGCGGCCGACGCTGACGGGCGCGCGCTTAGGTCTCGTCGGCATGGGTCGGATCGGCCGGTTGATCGCCGCGCGCGCGCAGGGCTTCGACGTCACGCTCGGTTATCACGGACGTCAGCCACATGCCGACGCGCCCGGCCGCTACTACGGCAACCTCGTCGAACTCGCGCGGGATAGCGAGTTTCTGGTGATCGCCTGCAACGGTGGACCAGCGACGAAACATCTGATCGATCGTGACGTGCTGCGGGCGCTCGGGCCGCACGGCTACGTGGTGAACGTGTCGCGCGGTTCGGTGCTGGACACGCAGGCGCTGATCGACGCGCTCGCCGACGGCGTGCTCGCGGGCGCGGGGCTCGACGTGATCGACAGCGAACCCGAGGTGCCGCGCGCGCTGCTCGATCATCCCGGCGTGCTGATTACGCCGCATATCGCGGGGCGTTCGCCGGCTTCATGGATCGCGCAGCGCGACGCGTTGCTCGCCAGTCTGTCGCAGCACTTCGCCCAGGCACCGATCGAATTCGCGGTGCGCACTGCCTGA
- a CDS encoding porin: MKKKTLVSGAMMLACAGAHAQSSVWLSGYVDLNIEHLISSGSGGNVTRMSSGGLNNSRFNLSGVEDLGGGNKAVFTVEPMFSANTGVQSTQFRQSFVGLKGNWGEVTMGRQFTPSYWIAGYADPSWAADFSMVNNMEFFYASYRVDNAIQYKTPSFYGFTGRIMATTGVGDSTRAGRFLSTSLDYRHGPIFIGAVSELQYTRDIFKSSQIHSSRDNYFAAVYKFGGFEPTLIYHTYNGYYAYPPYVAFNSQGWDAQVGARWNIDGRSRVYVSVVHRHDDNNKSISSATGGVIGYLYGLSKRTDLYATFAHVKSQNNVPVAYPVTFQVYPNAGQNPSGFQFGIRHAF, from the coding sequence ATGAAAAAGAAGACTCTCGTGTCAGGCGCCATGATGCTTGCATGCGCCGGGGCACATGCTCAGTCGAGCGTCTGGCTGTCCGGTTATGTCGACCTGAACATCGAACATCTGATCTCATCCGGCTCGGGCGGCAACGTCACGCGCATGTCGAGCGGCGGGTTGAACAACTCGCGTTTCAACCTGAGCGGCGTCGAGGATCTGGGCGGCGGCAACAAGGCCGTGTTCACCGTCGAGCCGATGTTCTCCGCGAACACCGGCGTGCAGTCGACGCAGTTCCGCCAATCGTTCGTCGGTCTCAAGGGCAACTGGGGTGAAGTGACCATGGGGCGTCAGTTCACGCCGTCGTACTGGATTGCGGGCTACGCCGATCCGAGCTGGGCGGCCGATTTCAGTATGGTCAACAACATGGAGTTCTTCTACGCGTCGTATCGCGTGGATAACGCGATCCAGTACAAGACGCCGAGTTTCTACGGCTTCACCGGCCGCATCATGGCCACGACCGGCGTGGGCGACAGCACCCGCGCGGGACGCTTCCTGAGCACCAGCCTCGACTATCGCCACGGGCCGATCTTCATCGGCGCGGTGAGCGAGTTGCAGTACACGCGGGACATCTTCAAGTCGTCGCAGATTCATTCGTCGCGCGATAACTACTTTGCCGCTGTCTACAAGTTCGGCGGCTTCGAGCCGACCCTGATCTATCACACGTACAACGGCTATTACGCTTATCCGCCGTACGTTGCGTTCAATTCGCAAGGCTGGGACGCGCAGGTCGGCGCGCGCTGGAATATCGACGGCCGCAGCCGCGTGTATGTCAGCGTGGTGCATCGTCACGACGACAACAACAAGAGCATTTCCAGCGCGACCGGCGGCGTGATCGGCTACCTGTACGGTTTGTCGAAACGCACCGACCTGTATGCGACGTTCGCTCACGTGAAGAGCCAGAACAACGTGCCGGTTGCGTATCCGGTGACGTTCCAGGTCTATCCGAACGCGGGACAGAATCCGAGCGGCTTCCAGTTCGGTATTCGTCACGCGTTCTAA